The nucleotide sequence GAGGTGTCGGCCCGCGTGGGCGACGGCGCTGCGGCGCAGGTGGTGGCCCAGGCGGCGGAAAAGGTCTACCGCTCCGCCGGTCCCGACGTGACCATGGGGGTGGAACTGGCCTGCGGTGACGGCGGGTGGCTGGAATGGCTGCCACAGGACACCATCCTGTTCGACCGCGCCCGCCTGAACCGCACCACCCGCATCGACGTGGCCGGCACGGGCCAGGTGCTGGCGGGAGAGTTGCTGGTGTTCGGGCGCATCGCACGCGGTGAGCGTTTTACGGAAGGCCTGGCGCGGGAAGCGTGGGAGATCCGCCGCGACGGGCGGCTGCTGTGGGCCGACACGCTGCATCTGGACGGCGCTTGCGCCGCGGTGCTGGACCATCCGGCGGGCTTTGCCGGGGCCGTGGCTTATGGCAGCATCGTCTACACCGCCCCCGATGCGGCGGAGCGGCTGGATGAGGCCCGCGCGCTGCTGGAGGGAATGGGCGGCCACGCCGGGGCAACGTGCGTCGGCGGGGTTCTGGTGGTGCGGTTCCTCGACACCGACGCCCGGCGCCTGCGCGAAGGCTACGGCCGTTTTTGGGCCGGGTTCCGGGCGCGGGTGGCGGGGCTGCCGGACCGGCTGCCGCGGCTGTGGGTCATTTAAGAAAAAGGGTGAGGGAAAAGGGCTATGAACCTGACTCCGCGGGAAAAAGATAAGCTTCTCGTCGCCATGGCGGCCCAGGTGGCCCGCCGCCGTCTGGAACGGGGCGTGAAGCTGAACCACCCGGAAGCCGTGGCGCTCATCACCGATTTCGTGGTCGAAGGGGCGCGCGACGGGCGCAGCGTCGCCGAGCTGATGCGCGACGGTGCCACCGTGCTGACCCGCGCGCAGGTGATGGACGGCATCCCGGAGATGATCCACGAGATCCAGGTGGAAGCCACCTTCCCCGACGGCACCAAGCTGGTCACCGTCCACAACCCCATCCGCTGAGAGGTTACGTGATGATTCCCGGCGA is from Azospirillum fermentarium and encodes:
- a CDS encoding urease accessory protein UreD — translated: MNDILQVRTHLKEPARLTIHGRAEVAFDSRNGEPTRLLHLYHHDPLRFLFPQPGAGEPPMAVLVTTSGGLVGGDRLEVSARVGDGAAAQVVAQAAEKVYRSAGPDVTMGVELACGDGGWLEWLPQDTILFDRARLNRTTRIDVAGTGQVLAGELLVFGRIARGERFTEGLAREAWEIRRDGRLLWADTLHLDGACAAVLDHPAGFAGAVAYGSIVYTAPDAAERLDEARALLEGMGGHAGATCVGGVLVVRFLDTDARRLREGYGRFWAGFRARVAGLPDRLPRLWVI
- a CDS encoding urease subunit gamma; its protein translation is MNLTPREKDKLLVAMAAQVARRRLERGVKLNHPEAVALITDFVVEGARDGRSVAELMRDGATVLTRAQVMDGIPEMIHEIQVEATFPDGTKLVTVHNPIR